From Drosophila yakuba strain Tai18E2 chromosome 2L, Prin_Dyak_Tai18E2_2.1, whole genome shotgun sequence, one genomic window encodes:
- the LOC6528343 gene encoding mucin-4 isoform X4, producing the protein MDLSLERDSSALGSLFQQIINDMKNTSPLWEDFVAKAGKLHTCLRAAIQAIAAYLDAFQKIADAATNSRGASKEIGTALTRVCLRHKAVETRLKTFTSAIMDCLVQPLQERIEDWKRTVATIDKDHAKEYKRCRTELKKRSSDTLRLQKKARKGQTDGLQSLMDSHMQDVTLRRAELEEVEKKSLRSAMVEERLRYCSFVHMLQPVVHEECEVMSELGHLQEAMQSIALVTKEPSVLPQASEELIHDAKASINLYPESPGGGSGSQGGGCSNSLGSRKSSVCSISSMNSSGSSNSPGHHHYPRSLSQFVTPAIRLKPGESSDSGFCSSPALTTQTSNATNQTANVSTWPPHSQDGVDTLPPTADRPHTISTAYEKGHQRPPLTVYTFQNPETIHESGSCLNNGTAAPNGQPLSGQATPATQKSPAASLSRPPLPVKPAHVRCSSLERPLSAQSNHRQGSGSNLLQRQCPSPIPAHITKELSAAHHAQQQQQQQQNQQPQTPPTYVNMSELATMAALKQTNQQQKTSTPPLQQQSSIDSTCSQHSNDSTGSHQLLQQQQQHPSQQNHHSATATRSHSISSTASSLHSHPSIDSTVACGSLVGQHNHSTSTNTNTNTTSPSSGSSTPQNHYSPLLTNSPTSTAAGTPSGSSLGPGSGLGFVYQVSSPTPPSSEVLKITEQGAAGQDQGTGSANSVADEMDERSRASVLQKASMFEKAAAAAAVAVSPPASIQVASSAPASGGGTRRSEAEQQEMDKSFEDSIQALNNLIGELDSFQREIDEGKVKPPSSTNNTSSSNNNMTTSSNSSSDNNNPPATSNIEPCAISNQTNSSGCGTDISDTTSDELAGDDMDVRQRDRDRDLLGASDSELSRCYVSETSSLTGGLTAGGYENPTFAHFAANANRDDAVSLASDSVCLGQPRHAYVDTCSDSGSAVVVIYDHQIPNTPDIEFVKQNSEIVVLRTKDPQPHALQLHEMRELQQLPTNLAASPDSSPDSAAGQAPPTATVAPAKQRLSSFRATSEQQLQLLGRGSPQRGKTPSEQAVQSRPQDQHYPQTHQQDIDGSSPPVELARRQLPPKPTSLSVFNGPLPTAGDRPVVPRKSDFKADLDAKIRRQKQKVKQQLQTQQQQQETQQQHQQQAPQEQQHSPQSPQNRNCNVTNQQAANITAFASATATASTDPYPHQNHRMPNQNQTATSNHKQCKTSTMALSPSSPRGHLPLSPSSLSSLPLPATNSSPSNARSSMLSASERPPPPPDHPYVCSNAPANPHHANSITNANVNANAQLKPCITPRPASLSGGAASGGSTRIGRRASINQAKPPPPVRRSSSVTPSPNASVGLQQQPQHATLSQQNHQLSSSSEHLPPPPPFMLDAMAQIPSSALKVSETVRALAAMRHQPASPVSLRRMQQQQQQQQQQQQQQLQQQHQQHVQLQQPLLQSAHNSPSNDDLTVFHDYLDLHAYAQALATGQQPGGQQMANPQRFFHQQQHQHQPPPPPVYQVDAQTFRTSSPAAGGGGGGSIYAQPKLVNSMSSFRTSSPSPNGHAHPLPPTQPKANPNLIAQLNARLSGKQQQQQQQQQQQQVEGIYGNQQAPGGESIYMRSGLPMSQPQQQQHYDAAAQSPNMRQAHSHQHHQQPQQHYTCPPPLEDPPPPPIYAASASATMPKKVARPPTSQNTSHSSAYAAASSTATLPRNMMQHQQRLQQQQQQYQQPASIGIGIGNGNGHLGQRPQLPLPQQKLRAAQQQHLAEQQQQQQQQQHQLQHQQHQQRQPPIPSRHSSVQQKIFVSTNPFIQTTAVKFHSPSASPTCGSPVTGSGSGSLASIYATTSRGGHHHQQQQHQQQQAQQQHYYRDAAGGNSNSNGGAAYYNHNAHAHSPAHHPNYATSTNIEKTGSIRAKTKAEFLENLNAKLAKQGMSGRAFAVRNLINSKALMYQNPQKLSRPSAQYRRPPTYPNTSTSTNATCEDQC; encoded by the exons AATACTTCGCCCCTGTGGGAGGACTTTGTGGCTAAGGCCGGAAAACTACACACTTGCTTAAG GGCCGCCATCCAGGCAATCGCCGCCTATTTGGACGCCTTCCAAAAGATAGCCGATGCGGCGACCAACTCAAGAG GCGCCTCAAAGGAGATCGGCACCGCCCTGACCCGCGTTTGCCTCCGACACAAGGCGGTGGAGACACGTCTGAAAACCTTCACCAGCGCCATAATGGATTGCCTGGTGCAGCCGCTGCAGGAGAGGATCGAGGACTGGAAGCGCACGGTGGCCACCATCGACAAAGACCATGCCAAAGAGTACAAGCGCTGTCGCACTGAACTGAAGAAGCGCTCCAGCGACACGCTGCGCCTGCAGAAGAAGGCGCGCAAGGGTCAGACGGACGGATTGCAGTCCCTGATGGACTCGCACATGCAGGATGTCACCCTGCGCCGCGCAGAACTCGAGGAAGTCGAGAAGAAATCCTTGAGGTCGGCCATGGTGGAGGAGCGTCTTCGCTACTGCAGCTTTGTCCACATGCTTCAGCCAGTGGTGCACGAGGAGTGCGAGGTCATGTCAGAGTTGGGTCACCTACAG GAAGCCATGCAGTCAATTGCGCTAGTGACCAAGGAACCCAGTGTCCTGCCCCAGGCCTCCGAGGAGCTAATTCACGACGCTAAGGCCAGCATTAATCTGTACCCGGAGTCTCCAGGTGGCGGTTCCGGCTCGCAGGGCGGCGGCTGCTCCAACTCGCTGGGTTCCCGAAAGAGCTCCGTCTGTTCCATCAGCAGCATGAACAGCAGCGGCTCGAGCAACTCTCCCGGTCACCATCACTATCCGCGCTCCTTGTCGCAG tttgtaaCGCCCGCAATTCGCTTGAAACCTGGTGAATCCAGTGATAGTGGCTTTTGCTCATCGCCAGCTCTAACAACACag ACCTCGAATGCAACGAATCAAACGGCAAATGTCTCAACCTGGCCCCCACATTCCCAGGATGGCGTCGACACACTGCCACCGACCGCGGACCGTCCGCACACCATTTCGACGGCATACGAGAAGGGTCACCAGCGTCCTCCACTGACCGTCTACACGTTCCAAAACCCGGAGACTATTCACGAGTCGGGCAGCTGCTTGAACAACGGAACCGCAGCCCCGAATGGACAGCCCTTGTCTGGACAAGCCACTCCGGCCACCCAGAAATCCCCGGCTGCCTCACTTAGTCGGCCCCCCTTGCCAGTT AAGCCAGCCCATGTG CGCTGCTCGTCGCTGGAGCGACCCCTTTCGGCCCAGAGTAACCACCGCCAGGGAAGTGGGAGCAACCTGCTGCAGCGCCAGTGCCCCTCACCGATTCCGGCTCATATCACGAAAG AGCTGTCCGCAGCGCATCatgcacagcagcagcagcagcaacagcagaatCAGCAGCCTCAGACGCCACCCACCTATGTGAACATGTCTGAGCTGGCCACCATGGCAGCTTTGAAGCAAACCAACCAGCAGCAAAAGACCTCTACGCCGCctctgcagcagcagagctCCATTGACTCGACCTGCTCCCAGCATTCCAACGACTCCACCGGCTCGcatcagctcctccagcagcagcagcaacatccatCGCAGCAGAATCACCACTCAGCCACTGCCACACGCTCCCATTCCATATCCTCGACGGCCTCGTCACTGCACTCGCATCCGTCGATCGACTCCACCGTCGCTTGCGGCTCGCTGGTGGGCCAACACAACCAcagcaccagcaccaacacGAACACCAACACCACCTCGCCGTCCAGTGGCAGCTCCACGCCACAGAACCATTACTCGCCCCTGCTAACCAACTCCCCCACGTCCACTGCCGCAGGTACTCCCAGTGGCAGCAGCTTGGGTCCTGGGTCCGGTTTGGGATTTGTCTACCAGGTCAGCTCCCCGACACCTCCCTCCAGCGAGGTGCTAAAGATCACCGAGCAAGGCGCAGCAGGACAGGATCAGGGTACAGGATCAGCCAACAGCGTAGCAGATGAGATGGATGAGCGATCAAGGGCCTCTGTCCTGCAGAAGGCTTCAATGTTCGAAAAGGCGGCAGCTGCGGCTGCGGTTGCGGTCTCGCCTCCAGCGTCCATTCAGGTTGCATCCAGTGCCCCAGCTTCGGGAGGCGGAACTCGACGATCCGaggcggagcagcaggaaaTGG ACAAATCTTTCGAAGATTCAATACAAGcactaaataatttaattggcGAACTAGACTCCTTTCAACGCGAGATAGATGAGGGCAAGGTCAAGCCGCCATCGAGCACCAACAacacaagcagcagcaacaacaatatgaccaccagcagcaacagcagcagcgacaacaacaacccGCCCGCCACTAGCAACATCGAGCCCTGCGCCATCAGCAATCAGACGAACTCGAGCGGCTGTGGAACAGACATATCGGACACCACGTCCGACGAACTGGCCGGCGACGATATGGACGTCAGGCAGCGGGATCGAGATCGGGATCTGCTCGGCGCCAGCGATTCGGAGCTGAGTCGCTGCTATGTGAGCGAGACGAGTTCGCTGACCGGTGGTCTAACGGCCGGCGGCTACGAGAATCCCACTTTCGCGCACTTTGCGGCCAATGCGAATAGAGATGACGCTGTTTCCCTGGCCTCCGACAGCGTTTGTCTCGGCCAGCCGCGCCATGCCTACGTGGATACTTGCAGCGACAGCGGCAGTGCCGTGGTGGTGATCTACGACCACCAGATTCCCAACACGCCCGACATTGAGTTCGTGAAGCAGAACTCCGAGATTGTGGTGCTGCGGACCAAGGATCCGCAGCCCCACGCGCTCCAGCTGCACGAGATGCGcgagctgcagcagttgcCCACGAATTTAGCCGCTTCACCGGACTCCTCGCCGGACTCGGCCGCTGGCCAGGCGCCACCAACAGCAACTGTGGCGCCCGCCAAGCAGCGACTCTCCTCGTTTCGCGCCACCAGTgagcagcagttgcaactcCTCGGACGCGGCAGTCCGCAAAGAGGTAAAACACCCAGTGAGCAGGCGGTACAGAGCAGACCACAGGACCAGCATTATCCACAGACACATCAGCAGGATATTGATGGCAGTAGTCCACCAGTAGAACTTGCAAGGCGCCAGCTGCCCCCCAAGCCCACAAGCTTGAGCGTTTTTAACGGCCCCCTCCCCACTGCGGGCGATAGGCCTGTTGTGCCCCGAAAGTCGGATTTTAAGGCCGATCTAGATGCAAAAATACGCAGGCAAAAGCAGAAAGTTAAACAGCAGTTGCAgacgcaacagcagcagcaagaaacgcagcagcagcatcagcagcaagcACCACAAGAACAGCAACACTCACCACAGTCGCCCCAAAACAGAAACTGTAATGTCACTAATCAACAAGCCGCCAATATTACTGCATTTGCATCTGCAACCGCAACAGCATCCACAGACCCGTACCCGCATCAAAATCATAGAATGCCAAACCAAAATCAGACAGCCACATCCAATCACAAGCAGTGCAAGACGTCCACAATGGCATTGTCACCGTCATCACCTCGCGGCCATCTGCCATTATCACCGTCATCGCTATCGTCATTACCATTACCAGCCACCAATTCATCACCATCCAATGCTCGGTCATCGATGTTGTCCGCCAGTGaacgaccaccaccaccacccgaTCATCCATATGTGTGCTCCAATGCCCCAGCCAATCCCCACCATGCCAATAGCATTACCAATGCCAATGTCAATGCCAATGCCCAGCTCAAGCCGTGCATTACGCCCCGGCCGGCTTCGTTGTCGG GAGGAGCAGCCAGCGGTGGCTCCACGCGCATCGGCCGTCGCGCGTCCATCAATCAGGCCAAGCCACCGCCGCCAGTTAGACGCAGTTCGTCGGTGACCCCCAGTCCCAATGCCTCGGTCGGG ctgcagcagcaaccacagcaCGCGACTCTGTCGCAGCAGAATCACCAACTAAGCAGCTCCAGCGAGCACTtaccgccgccaccgccattCATGCTGGACGCCATGGCCCAGATTCCCAGCTCAGCTCTGAAAGTATCGGAGACGGTAAGAGCCCTGGCAGCCATGCGGCACCAGCCAGCATCACCCGTGTCCCTCAGGCgcatgcagcagcaacagcagcagcaacagcagcagcaacagcagcagcttcagcagcaacatcaacaacatgtgcagctgcagcaaccCCTATTGCAG TCTGCGCACAACTCCCCCTCGAATGATGACCTGACCGTATTCCACGACTATTTGGATCTGCACGCATATGCCCAGGCCTTGGCCACGGGCCAACAGCCAGGCGGTCAGCAGATGGCCAACCCGCAACGCTTTTttcaccagcagcaacatcagcatcagccaccgccgccgcctgtCTATCAAGTGGATGCC CAGACATTCCGCACCTCATCACCAGCCGCGGGCGGAGGGGGTGGCGGCAGCATATACGCCCAGCCCAAACTGGTCAACAGCATGTCAAGCTTCCGCACCAGCAGCCCCAGTCCCAATGGACATGCTCACCCACTGCCACCGACACAGCCAAAGGCGAATCCGAACCTAATTGCACAGCTCAATGCACGACTCAGcggcaaacagcaacagcagcagcagcaacaacagcagcaacaggtcGAGGGGATCTACGGCAACCAGCAGGCGCCCGGGGGAGAGTCCATCTACATGCGGAGTGGCTTGCCCATGTcgcagccgcaacagcagcaacactaTGACG CAGCTGCGCAATCGCCGAACATGAGACAGGCTCATTCccatcagcaccaccaacagccgcagcagcacTACACTTGTCCGCCTCCTCTGGAGGATCCCCCACCGCCGCCCATTTACGCCGCCAGTGCATCGGCCACGATGCCCAAGAAGGTTGCCCGTCCGCCCACTAGCCAGAACACGTCTCACTCGAGCGCCTATGCAGCAGCCTCGTCCACGGCCACGCTGCCCAGGAATATGATGCAGCACCAGCAAAggttgcagcagcagcagcaacagtatCAACAGCCAGCAAGTATAGGCATAGGCATTGGCAACGGCAATGGACACCTAGGTCAGCGTCCGCAGTTGCCGCTTCCCCAGCAGAAGCTTAGAGctgcacagcagcagcatttggcggagcagcagcagcagcagcaacaacagcaacatcagctgcagcatcagcaacaccagcaacgCCAGCCACCCATTCCTTCACGCCACTCGAGTGTGCAGCAAAAGATATTCGTCTCTACAAATCCATTCATACAGACAACGGCCGTCAAGTTTCACTCGCCCTCGGCCTCGCCCACGTGCGGCTCGCCCGTTactgggtctgggtctgggtccTTGGCCAGCATTTATGCCACAACCTCGCGTGGCGGCcaccatcaccagcagcagcagcatcagcagcagcaggctcagcagcagcactacTATCGCGATGCTGCTGGGGggaacagcaacagcaacggcggCGCTGCCTACTATAACCACAatgcccatgcccattccCCGGCACATCATCCAA ACTATGCGACAAGCACAAATATCGAAAAGACTGGCAGTATTCGGGCCAAGACCAAGGCCGAATTCCTCGAGAATCTCAACGCGAAACTGGCAAAGCAGGGAATGTCTGGACGAGCATTTGCCGTGCGAAATCTCATCAACAGTAAGGCCCTG ATGTATCAAAATCCACAAAAACTATCGCGACCCAGTGCGCAATACCGTAGACCACCCACCTATCCCAACACCAGCACATCCACCAATGCCACTTGCGAAGACCAGTGCTAA
- the LOC6528343 gene encoding putative GPI-anchored protein pfl2 isoform X35 — MDLSLERDSSALGSLFQQIINDMKNTSPLWEDFVAKAGKLHTCLRAAIQAIAAYLDAFQKIADAATNSRGASKEIGTALTRVCLRHKAVETRLKTFTSAIMDCLVQPLQERIEDWKRTVATIDKDHAKEYKRCRTELKKRSSDTLRLQKKARKGQTDGLQSLMDSHMQDVTLRRAELEEVEKKSLRSAMVEERLRYCSFVHMLQPVVHEECEVMSELGHLQEAMQSIALVTKEPSVLPQASEELIHDAKASINLYPESPGGGSGSQGGGCSNSLGSRKSSVCSISSMNSSGSSNSPGHHHYPRSLSQFVTPAIRLKPGESSDSGFCSSPALTTQTSNATNQTANVSTWPPHSQDGVDTLPPTADRPHTISTAYEKGHQRPPLTVYTFQNPETIHESGSCLNNGTAAPNGQPLSGQATPATQKSPAASLSRPPLPVRCSSLERPLSAQSNHRQGSGSNLLQRQCPSPIPAHITKELSAAHHAQQQQQQQQNQQPQTPPTYVNMSELATMAALKQTNQQQKTSTPPLQQQSSIDSTCSQHSNDSTGSHQLLQQQQQHPSQQNHHSATATRSHSISSTASSLHSHPSIDSTVACGSLVGQHNHSTSTNTNTNTTSPSSGSSTPQNHYSPLLTNSPTSTAAGTPSGSSLGPGSGLGFVYQVSSPTPPSSEVLKITEQGAAGQDQGTGSANSVADEMDERSRASVLQKASMFEKAAAAAAVAVSPPASIQVASSAPASGGGTRRSEAEQQEMGGAASGGSTRIGRRASINQAKPPPPVRRSSSVTPSPNASVGTFRTSSPAAGGGGGGSIYAQPKLVNSMSSFRTSSPSPNGHAHPLPPTQPKANPNLIAQLNARLSGKQQQQQQQQQQQQVEGIYGNQQAPGGESIYMRSGLPMSQPQQQQHYDDYATSTNIEKTGSIRAKTKAEFLENLNAKLAKQGMSGRAFAVRNLINSKALMYQNPQKLSRPSAQYRRPPTYPNTSTSTNATCEDQC, encoded by the exons AATACTTCGCCCCTGTGGGAGGACTTTGTGGCTAAGGCCGGAAAACTACACACTTGCTTAAG GGCCGCCATCCAGGCAATCGCCGCCTATTTGGACGCCTTCCAAAAGATAGCCGATGCGGCGACCAACTCAAGAG GCGCCTCAAAGGAGATCGGCACCGCCCTGACCCGCGTTTGCCTCCGACACAAGGCGGTGGAGACACGTCTGAAAACCTTCACCAGCGCCATAATGGATTGCCTGGTGCAGCCGCTGCAGGAGAGGATCGAGGACTGGAAGCGCACGGTGGCCACCATCGACAAAGACCATGCCAAAGAGTACAAGCGCTGTCGCACTGAACTGAAGAAGCGCTCCAGCGACACGCTGCGCCTGCAGAAGAAGGCGCGCAAGGGTCAGACGGACGGATTGCAGTCCCTGATGGACTCGCACATGCAGGATGTCACCCTGCGCCGCGCAGAACTCGAGGAAGTCGAGAAGAAATCCTTGAGGTCGGCCATGGTGGAGGAGCGTCTTCGCTACTGCAGCTTTGTCCACATGCTTCAGCCAGTGGTGCACGAGGAGTGCGAGGTCATGTCAGAGTTGGGTCACCTACAG GAAGCCATGCAGTCAATTGCGCTAGTGACCAAGGAACCCAGTGTCCTGCCCCAGGCCTCCGAGGAGCTAATTCACGACGCTAAGGCCAGCATTAATCTGTACCCGGAGTCTCCAGGTGGCGGTTCCGGCTCGCAGGGCGGCGGCTGCTCCAACTCGCTGGGTTCCCGAAAGAGCTCCGTCTGTTCCATCAGCAGCATGAACAGCAGCGGCTCGAGCAACTCTCCCGGTCACCATCACTATCCGCGCTCCTTGTCGCAG tttgtaaCGCCCGCAATTCGCTTGAAACCTGGTGAATCCAGTGATAGTGGCTTTTGCTCATCGCCAGCTCTAACAACACag ACCTCGAATGCAACGAATCAAACGGCAAATGTCTCAACCTGGCCCCCACATTCCCAGGATGGCGTCGACACACTGCCACCGACCGCGGACCGTCCGCACACCATTTCGACGGCATACGAGAAGGGTCACCAGCGTCCTCCACTGACCGTCTACACGTTCCAAAACCCGGAGACTATTCACGAGTCGGGCAGCTGCTTGAACAACGGAACCGCAGCCCCGAATGGACAGCCCTTGTCTGGACAAGCCACTCCGGCCACCCAGAAATCCCCGGCTGCCTCACTTAGTCGGCCCCCCTTGCCAGTT CGCTGCTCGTCGCTGGAGCGACCCCTTTCGGCCCAGAGTAACCACCGCCAGGGAAGTGGGAGCAACCTGCTGCAGCGCCAGTGCCCCTCACCGATTCCGGCTCATATCACGAAAG AGCTGTCCGCAGCGCATCatgcacagcagcagcagcagcaacagcagaatCAGCAGCCTCAGACGCCACCCACCTATGTGAACATGTCTGAGCTGGCCACCATGGCAGCTTTGAAGCAAACCAACCAGCAGCAAAAGACCTCTACGCCGCctctgcagcagcagagctCCATTGACTCGACCTGCTCCCAGCATTCCAACGACTCCACCGGCTCGcatcagctcctccagcagcagcagcaacatccatCGCAGCAGAATCACCACTCAGCCACTGCCACACGCTCCCATTCCATATCCTCGACGGCCTCGTCACTGCACTCGCATCCGTCGATCGACTCCACCGTCGCTTGCGGCTCGCTGGTGGGCCAACACAACCAcagcaccagcaccaacacGAACACCAACACCACCTCGCCGTCCAGTGGCAGCTCCACGCCACAGAACCATTACTCGCCCCTGCTAACCAACTCCCCCACGTCCACTGCCGCAGGTACTCCCAGTGGCAGCAGCTTGGGTCCTGGGTCCGGTTTGGGATTTGTCTACCAGGTCAGCTCCCCGACACCTCCCTCCAGCGAGGTGCTAAAGATCACCGAGCAAGGCGCAGCAGGACAGGATCAGGGTACAGGATCAGCCAACAGCGTAGCAGATGAGATGGATGAGCGATCAAGGGCCTCTGTCCTGCAGAAGGCTTCAATGTTCGAAAAGGCGGCAGCTGCGGCTGCGGTTGCGGTCTCGCCTCCAGCGTCCATTCAGGTTGCATCCAGTGCCCCAGCTTCGGGAGGCGGAACTCGACGATCCGaggcggagcagcaggaaaTGG GAGGAGCAGCCAGCGGTGGCTCCACGCGCATCGGCCGTCGCGCGTCCATCAATCAGGCCAAGCCACCGCCGCCAGTTAGACGCAGTTCGTCGGTGACCCCCAGTCCCAATGCCTCGGTCGGG ACATTCCGCACCTCATCACCAGCCGCGGGCGGAGGGGGTGGCGGCAGCATATACGCCCAGCCCAAACTGGTCAACAGCATGTCAAGCTTCCGCACCAGCAGCCCCAGTCCCAATGGACATGCTCACCCACTGCCACCGACACAGCCAAAGGCGAATCCGAACCTAATTGCACAGCTCAATGCACGACTCAGcggcaaacagcaacagcagcagcagcaacaacagcagcaacaggtcGAGGGGATCTACGGCAACCAGCAGGCGCCCGGGGGAGAGTCCATCTACATGCGGAGTGGCTTGCCCATGTcgcagccgcaacagcagcaacactaTGACG ACTATGCGACAAGCACAAATATCGAAAAGACTGGCAGTATTCGGGCCAAGACCAAGGCCGAATTCCTCGAGAATCTCAACGCGAAACTGGCAAAGCAGGGAATGTCTGGACGAGCATTTGCCGTGCGAAATCTCATCAACAGTAAGGCCCTG ATGTATCAAAATCCACAAAAACTATCGCGACCCAGTGCGCAATACCGTAGACCACCCACCTATCCCAACACCAGCACATCCACCAATGCCACTTGCGAAGACCAGTGCTAA